The proteins below come from a single Prochlorococcus marinus CUG1415 genomic window:
- a CDS encoding CCA tRNA nucleotidyltransferase, producing MNDISDYIHGELIKIPFNLYNLITNYIESNNNTKVAFVGGYLRDLLISKYHKKSFSKPLDIDLVIEGSSIALAKFIKKNIVNVDLCLIKEFNLYNTVEININDYKIDIASARKEIYSAPGLNPTVTNSNIEEDLQRRDFTINSIAFEVSTKKIYDLYGGISDIKNKQLNLLHNNSISDDPSRLIRCAKYASRLGFNISNNSLKQSQRTVRQWPWKISETDQKMIFPPALGIRTRMELAEIYKHDNLNNVISIIHKWEIISILNKNIKVDKRFLRGLNWIKKLNGNYMLYLLKDAEDLETACRRFLVNNGEIKILEDYSNIKKILKTNQKKFMHYSPSSWTEFIEKRNLNDETVKLLICDGVPYWRNLFKWLFIYQSIKSTKDGETLKKEGWEPGKEMGKEIKRLRYLEIDKLNRN from the coding sequence ATGAACGATATCTCTGATTACATCCACGGGGAATTAATCAAAATTCCATTTAATCTTTATAACCTAATTACTAATTACATAGAATCTAATAATAATACTAAGGTAGCTTTTGTTGGCGGTTATTTAAGGGATTTATTAATTAGTAAATACCACAAAAAATCTTTTTCTAAACCTTTAGATATAGATCTTGTTATTGAAGGTTCCTCTATTGCTCTTGCAAAATTTATAAAAAAAAATATTGTAAATGTAGATTTATGTTTAATCAAGGAATTTAATTTATACAATACTGTAGAAATAAATATTAATGATTATAAAATTGATATTGCTTCTGCAAGAAAAGAAATTTATTCTGCTCCAGGGTTAAATCCCACAGTAACTAATAGTAATATTGAGGAGGATCTTCAGAGGAGAGATTTCACTATCAATTCAATAGCCTTTGAGGTTTCGACAAAAAAAATCTATGATCTTTATGGAGGAATTTCTGATATAAAAAACAAACAATTGAACTTACTACATAATAATAGTATTTCAGATGATCCAAGTAGATTAATTAGATGTGCAAAATATGCTTCAAGGTTAGGTTTCAATATTTCAAATAATTCCCTTAAACAATCTCAACGAACAGTTAGACAATGGCCTTGGAAAATTTCAGAAACTGATCAGAAAATGATTTTCCCTCCTGCACTCGGGATAAGAACAAGGATGGAACTAGCTGAAATATATAAACACGATAACTTGAATAATGTAATTTCGATAATTCATAAATGGGAAATTATCTCAATCTTAAATAAAAATATTAAAGTCGATAAAAGGTTTTTAAGAGGACTAAATTGGATTAAGAAGTTGAATGGAAATTATATGCTTTATTTATTAAAAGATGCAGAAGATTTAGAAACAGCATGTAGAAGATTTTTGGTAAATAATGGTGAAATAAAAATATTAGAAGATTATTCCAATATAAAAAAGATATTAAAAACCAACCAAAAAAAATTTATGCATTATTCTCCATCAAGTTGGACAGAATTTATTGAGAAAAGAAACCTTAATGACGAGACAGTCAAATTATTAATATGTGATGGGGTTCCATACTGGCGTAACTTGTTTAAGTGGTTATTTATTTATCAATCCATAAAATCTACAAAAGATGGAGAAACATTAAAAAAAGAAGGATGGGAACCAGGAAAGGAAATGGGAAAGGAAATAAAAAGATTAAGATATTTGGAAATTGACAAATTGAATAGAAATTGA
- a CDS encoding NAD(P)H-quinone oxidoreductase subunit J: protein MEQDGLAKSSDTSIEKEGFVSQNLSKDGIPNQSLANDHIGIENISVEPRKLYEAVSALKNYGFNYLQCQGGYDEGPGKNLVSFYHFITVDDLQKIEKIKEVRLKVFLKRDSDLSIPSLYKIFKGSDWQERETYDMYGINFIDHPNPKRLLMPEDWRGWPLRKDYIQPDFYELQDAY, encoded by the coding sequence ATGGAACAAGACGGTTTAGCCAAATCATCTGATACCTCAATAGAAAAAGAGGGATTTGTAAGTCAAAATTTATCTAAAGATGGAATTCCAAATCAATCATTAGCTAATGATCATATAGGAATAGAAAATATTTCTGTTGAACCTAGAAAATTATATGAAGCAGTATCTGCTTTAAAAAATTACGGTTTCAACTATCTCCAATGTCAAGGTGGCTACGATGAGGGTCCAGGCAAAAATCTTGTTAGTTTTTATCATTTTATAACTGTTGATGACTTACAAAAAATCGAAAAGATTAAAGAGGTTAGATTAAAAGTTTTCTTAAAAAGAGATTCTGATTTATCAATACCTAGTTTGTATAAAATTTTTAAAGGGAGTGATTGGCAAGAAAGAGAAACATATGACATGTATGGAATAAATTTTATTGATCATCCAAATCCAAAAAGACTTTTAATGCCTGAAGACTGGAGAGGGTGGCCATTGCGAAAAGACTATATCCAACCAGATTTCTATGAACTTCAAGATGCTTATTAG
- the mtnP gene encoding S-methyl-5'-thioadenosine phosphorylase: MNKEHLLPIENSRLGVIGGSGFYSMDTIEYVKEIDINTPYGKPSDSIKVFKLGNLEIAFIPRHGKTHRLNPSEIPYKANIWALRSIGVRWIIAPSAVGSLQEQIRPLDIVVPDQFIDRTKNRPASFFNEGAVAHVTMGDPFCTNLCRILSEIGEKNIPRGRQLHKGGTYLAMEGPAFSTRAESNLYRSWGCSIIGMTNHTEARLAKEAEIAYSSLSMVTDYDCWHETHQEVSVEMVLDNLRSNTEVANKIIFEVAKVIALERPKSKSHFSLKDGLITQKENIPNSTKEKLEIFIDSY; this comes from the coding sequence ATGAATAAAGAACATTTATTACCAATTGAAAATTCAAGATTAGGAGTAATAGGTGGGAGTGGATTTTACTCAATGGATACAATTGAGTACGTAAAAGAAATAGATATCAATACTCCCTATGGTAAACCTTCTGATTCAATAAAAGTATTTAAGCTTGGAAATTTAGAAATAGCATTCATTCCTAGACATGGAAAAACACATAGATTAAATCCTTCTGAAATTCCTTATAAAGCCAACATTTGGGCACTAAGATCAATCGGCGTAAGATGGATTATTGCTCCTTCAGCAGTTGGCTCTCTTCAAGAACAAATCAGACCTCTAGATATAGTTGTACCTGACCAATTTATAGACAGAACTAAAAATAGGCCAGCATCCTTTTTTAATGAAGGAGCAGTAGCTCATGTAACTATGGGCGATCCCTTTTGTACCAATTTATGCAGAATATTGAGTGAAATCGGAGAAAAAAATATTCCGAGAGGCAGGCAATTACATAAAGGAGGTACTTATTTAGCAATGGAAGGGCCAGCTTTCTCAACCCGCGCAGAATCTAATTTATATAGAAGCTGGGGATGTTCGATAATAGGAATGACTAATCATACTGAGGCAAGATTAGCAAAAGAGGCTGAGATAGCTTACTCCTCATTATCCATGGTTACTGATTATGATTGCTGGCATGAAACTCATCAAGAAGTATCTGTAGAGATGGTTTTAGATAATCTTAGATCGAATACTGAAGTGGCTAATAAAATAATATTTGAAGTAGCGAAAGTAATTGCACTAGAAAGACCGAAAAGTAAGTCTCATTTTTCATTAAAAGATGGCTTGATAACCCAAAAAGAAAATATCCCTAACTCTACTAAGGAAAAGTTAGAGATATTTATAGATTCTTATTGA
- a CDS encoding ABC transporter ATP-binding protein encodes MLNQLNFELNDGEKLAIVGPSGSGKSTILKILAGLILPTKGELRIFGEKQTYLRLDQNNPPDVRLVFQNPALLGSLTIEENVGFLLKRNKDLSKKLIHEIVCECLAEVGLFNVENKLPNELSGGMQKRVSFARALITDQTLNTNTKPLLLFDEPTAGLDPIASSRIEDLINKTNDKANGSSIVVSHVLSTIERTADKVLMLYGGKFRWGGSIDEFKESNDPYVFQFKHGKLDGPMQPKDI; translated from the coding sequence GTGCTTAATCAACTAAATTTTGAACTTAATGATGGAGAAAAATTAGCTATTGTTGGCCCCTCAGGTTCTGGCAAATCAACTATCTTAAAAATATTAGCAGGACTGATTTTACCTACTAAAGGAGAATTAAGAATATTTGGTGAGAAACAAACATATTTGAGATTAGATCAAAATAATCCTCCTGATGTAAGACTAGTTTTTCAGAACCCAGCATTATTAGGATCTTTAACTATTGAAGAAAATGTAGGTTTTCTCCTTAAAAGAAATAAAGACCTATCTAAAAAGTTAATCCATGAGATCGTATGTGAATGTTTAGCTGAGGTAGGATTATTTAATGTTGAGAATAAACTTCCAAATGAATTAAGTGGAGGCATGCAAAAAAGAGTGAGTTTTGCTAGAGCGTTAATTACGGATCAAACTCTTAATACAAATACTAAACCCTTATTACTTTTTGATGAACCAACTGCAGGTCTTGATCCAATTGCCTCATCAAGAATTGAAGATTTAATTAATAAGACAAATGATAAAGCAAACGGATCATCTATTGTGGTTAGCCATGTTCTTAGTACTATAGAAAGGACTGCAGATAAAGTTTTAATGCTTTACGGAGGCAAGTTTAGATGGGGAGGTTCGATTGATGAATTTAAAGAAAGTAATGATCCGTATGTATTTCAATTTAAGCACGGGAAACTTGATGGTCCAATGCAACCCAAAGACATTTAG
- a CDS encoding photosystem II reaction center protein J, protein MSKLKGPDGRIPDRLPDGRPAVAWERRWTEGTLPLWLVATAGGIAVIFVLGIFFYGSYNGVGSA, encoded by the coding sequence ATGAGTAAATTAAAAGGACCCGATGGCAGAATTCCAGATAGGTTACCTGATGGTAGACCCGCTGTAGCTTGGGAAAGAAGGTGGACTGAGGGTACTCTCCCACTATGGCTTGTTGCTACAGCTGGTGGAATTGCTGTTATATTCGTTCTAGGAATATTTTTCTATGGATCTTATAATGGAGTAGGTTCAGCTTAA
- a CDS encoding photosynthesis system II assembly factor Ycf48 — protein MKKFLTSIPNLLLSLLLCFVLSSCSSTGVKVNDSSPWKTIQFEDQANVLDVDFIDNNNGFLVGSNRLIMESNDGGETWDKRNLDLPSEENFRLLDIDFKGEEGWLIGQPSLVMHTLDSGKNWTRLSLGSKLPGQPFLITTVDNGVAELATTAGAIYQTVDSGESWSAKVVDASGSGGVRDLRRTKNGDYVSVSSLGNFFSTLASNSDTWVAHQRASSKRVQSIGFNPSGDLWMLSRGAEIRFNDNSQDLESWTKPIIPILNGYNYLDLGWDPNGDIWAGGGNGTLIVSKDKGKTWNSDPIAASLPTNFIKIVFLDKDQIDTQKGFIIGERGYILKWQG, from the coding sequence ATGAAAAAATTTCTTACCAGTATTCCTAATCTTCTTTTATCTTTACTCCTTTGTTTTGTCTTGAGCAGTTGTTCCTCTACAGGAGTAAAGGTGAACGATAGCAGCCCTTGGAAAACAATTCAATTTGAAGACCAGGCAAATGTTCTGGATGTTGACTTCATAGATAATAATAATGGATTTTTAGTAGGCTCTAACAGACTTATTATGGAATCAAATGATGGAGGAGAAACCTGGGATAAAAGAAATTTAGATTTACCAAGTGAGGAAAATTTTCGTCTGCTAGATATTGATTTTAAAGGTGAAGAGGGCTGGTTAATAGGTCAGCCCTCATTGGTTATGCATACACTTGATTCGGGAAAAAATTGGACTCGTCTATCTCTAGGCAGCAAATTACCAGGCCAACCATTTCTTATAACAACTGTCGATAATGGGGTTGCTGAATTGGCTACCACTGCAGGTGCCATATATCAAACGGTAGATAGCGGTGAATCATGGAGTGCCAAAGTAGTAGATGCCTCTGGCTCTGGTGGGGTTAGAGATTTAAGAAGAACTAAAAATGGAGATTATGTAAGTGTGAGTAGCTTAGGTAATTTCTTTTCAACTCTTGCAAGTAATAGTGATACTTGGGTTGCACATCAAAGAGCAAGTAGTAAAAGGGTGCAAAGTATTGGATTTAATCCTTCTGGAGATTTATGGATGTTATCTAGAGGTGCTGAAATTAGGTTTAATGATAATAGCCAAGATCTAGAGAGTTGGACAAAGCCTATAATTCCAATCTTGAATGGCTATAACTACCTCGATCTTGGATGGGATCCTAATGGAGATATTTGGGCTGGAGGTGGTAATGGAACTCTTATAGTTAGTAAAGATAAGGGTAAAACTTGGAACTCTGACCCAATAGCTGCGTCATTGCCAACTAATTTTATTAAAATTGTTTTTCTAGATAAAGATCAAATTGATACCCAAAAAGGTTTTATTATTGGAGAGCGGGGGTACATACTTAAGTGGCAAGGTTAA
- a CDS encoding NAD(P)H-quinone oxidoreductase subunit 3, translating to MFLLTGYEYFLGFLLIAAAVPILALVTNLIVAPKGRTGERKLTYESGMEPIGGAWIQFNIRYYMFALVFVIFDVETVFLYPWAVAFNRLGLLAFIEALIFIAILVIALAYAWRKGALEWS from the coding sequence ATGTTTCTATTAACTGGCTATGAATATTTTTTAGGCTTTCTATTAATTGCTGCTGCTGTTCCAATATTAGCTCTTGTTACTAATCTCATTGTTGCACCTAAAGGTAGAACTGGTGAAAGAAAACTAACATATGAATCGGGAATGGAGCCTATTGGAGGAGCATGGATTCAATTTAATATTCGTTATTACATGTTCGCCTTAGTTTTCGTTATATTTGATGTGGAGACAGTATTCCTTTATCCTTGGGCTGTTGCCTTTAATAGATTAGGCTTATTAGCTTTTATTGAGGCTTTGATATTCATTGCAATACTAGTAATTGCTCTGGCTTACGCATGGAGAAAAGGTGCTTTAGAATGGAGTTAA
- a CDS encoding photosystem II reaction center protein L yields MQVNENPNKVPVELNRTSLYLGLLSVFVLGILFSSYFFN; encoded by the coding sequence ATGCAAGTAAACGAAAATCCGAACAAAGTTCCTGTAGAACTTAATCGAACAAGCCTTTACCTAGGTTTATTATCAGTATTTGTTTTGGGAATCTTATTTTCCAGCTATTTTTTCAACTAA
- the psbE gene encoding cytochrome b559 subunit alpha → MAAGSTGERPFFEIITSVRYWVIHAVTLPAIFIAGFLFVYTGLAYDAFGTPRPDSYFQASESKAPVVTQRYDAKSQLDLRTK, encoded by the coding sequence ATGGCCGCAGGATCAACGGGTGAACGCCCATTTTTTGAAATAATAACCAGTGTCAGATACTGGGTTATTCATGCAGTAACACTTCCAGCAATCTTCATAGCAGGTTTTCTTTTTGTATATACAGGCCTAGCTTATGATGCTTTTGGAACTCCTCGACCAGATAGCTACTTCCAAGCATCTGAATCTAAGGCTCCTGTTGTTACTCAAAGGTATGACGCTAAGTCTCAATTAGATTTAAGAACAAAATAA
- a CDS encoding gluconeogenesis factor YvcK family protein yields the protein MNKRKKRVRRYYRNFKKSNFAFLNKILRILSWLLPGLVIKRWLVTSAIGFLTTLLGLAIWTNLRPLYWLIETFFWLMTGLTSFLPVSFLGPLIFLIGLLLIGIGQNRSINSIQKALVPEKNTVLVDALRVKSKLNRGPNIVAIGGGTGLSTLLKGLKNYSSNITAIVTVSDDGGSSGILRKQLGVQPPGDIRNCLAALSNEEPILTRLFQYRFSGGSGLEGHSFGNLFLSALTTITGSLEKAVQASSKVLAVQGQVLPATNIDVMLWAELEDGEKIFGESKISKSRKLISRIGYLPENPSALPSALESIKDAELIVLGPGSLYTSLLPNLLVPEIVDALLQSNAPKIYISNLMTQPGETDGLDVYQHIKSIEKQLSNFGVNTRIFNAILSQIQFEKSPLVDYYESRGAEPVKCNKEKLLSEGYYVLQAPLYSRRITPTLRHDPRRLARAVMFIYRKLKKLN from the coding sequence ATGAATAAGCGTAAAAAAAGAGTTAGAAGATATTATAGAAATTTTAAAAAGTCTAATTTTGCCTTTTTAAACAAAATTTTAAGAATTTTGAGTTGGCTTTTACCAGGACTGGTAATAAAAAGATGGCTGGTTACATCTGCGATAGGATTTTTGACTACATTATTAGGGCTGGCAATTTGGACAAACTTGAGACCACTTTATTGGCTTATTGAAACATTTTTTTGGTTAATGACAGGTTTAACTAGTTTCTTGCCTGTTTCATTTTTGGGACCATTGATTTTTCTTATTGGACTTTTATTAATAGGGATTGGACAAAATAGAAGTATTAATTCTATTCAAAAAGCGCTTGTTCCTGAAAAAAATACAGTTTTAGTTGATGCATTAAGAGTTAAGAGTAAATTAAACAGAGGTCCTAATATTGTTGCAATTGGTGGAGGTACAGGCTTATCTACTTTATTGAAAGGCTTAAAAAATTACAGCAGTAATATTACTGCAATAGTAACTGTATCCGATGATGGTGGAAGTAGTGGAATTCTTAGAAAACAATTAGGTGTGCAACCTCCAGGAGATATTAGAAATTGTTTGGCTGCCTTATCAAACGAAGAACCTATTTTAACTAGATTGTTTCAATATAGATTTTCGGGAGGAAGTGGTCTTGAGGGACATAGTTTTGGAAATCTATTTTTGTCAGCGTTAACAACAATTACAGGTAGTTTAGAAAAAGCAGTTCAAGCCTCTAGCAAGGTTTTGGCGGTACAAGGTCAAGTTTTGCCTGCAACAAATATTGATGTTATGTTATGGGCCGAATTAGAGGATGGTGAAAAAATTTTTGGGGAAAGCAAAATCAGCAAATCTCGAAAATTAATTTCAAGGATTGGTTACCTACCAGAAAATCCTTCTGCTCTCCCTAGCGCTCTAGAATCTATTAAAGACGCTGAGTTGATTGTTCTTGGGCCAGGTAGTTTATACACTTCTTTATTACCTAACTTATTAGTACCAGAGATAGTAGATGCTTTATTGCAAAGTAATGCTCCCAAAATTTACATCAGTAATTTGATGACTCAGCCTGGAGAAACAGATGGGCTTGATGTTTACCAACATATTAAATCAATAGAAAAACAATTATCAAATTTTGGAGTTAATACTCGAATTTTTAACGCAATCTTATCGCAGATCCAATTTGAAAAGTCTCCACTTGTAGATTATTACGAAAGTAGAGGGGCAGAACCTGTTAAATGTAATAAAGAAAAATTATTATCTGAGGGTTATTATGTTTTGCAGGCACCATTATATTCAAGAAGAATAACTCCTACTCTTAGACATGATCCGAGAAGACTAGCAAGAGCAGTTATGTTTATATACCGCAAATTAAAGAAACTAAACTAA
- the psbF gene encoding cytochrome b559 subunit beta, with translation MTNSQAPMQAAEVRVYPIFTVRWLAVHALAIPSVFFLGAIAAMQFIRR, from the coding sequence ATGACTAACTCACAAGCTCCAATGCAGGCTGCAGAAGTCCGCGTTTATCCAATATTTACTGTTCGTTGGCTTGCAGTTCATGCTCTTGCAATACCTTCAGTATTTTTCTTAGGTGCTATTGCAGCTATGCAATTTATCAGACGTTAA
- a CDS encoding NADH dehydrogenase subunit K — MELKKLNPQLSPKAIRDIREGTCNPLGEPQVTTDLSENIILTSLDDLHNWARLSSLWPLLYGTACCFIEFAALIGSRFDFDRFGLVPRSSPRQADLLIVAGTVTMKMAPALVRLYEQMPEPKYVIAMGACTITGGMFSADSTTAVRGVDKLIPVDLYLPGCPPRPEAIFDAVIKLRKKVGNESILERTKTEQTHRYITSDHEMNLVFSENTGEYLNKISTNVIPSSQKEKITELPEITSKPEIINIKED; from the coding sequence ATGGAGTTAAAAAAATTGAACCCACAATTATCCCCAAAAGCAATTAGAGACATCAGAGAAGGCACTTGTAACCCTCTTGGTGAGCCACAAGTTACCACAGATTTAAGTGAAAATATTATCCTAACAAGTTTAGACGATCTTCATAATTGGGCTAGACTAAGTAGTCTTTGGCCTCTCCTATATGGCACAGCCTGTTGTTTTATTGAATTTGCTGCCCTAATTGGATCTAGATTTGATTTTGATAGGTTTGGATTAGTACCAAGAAGCTCGCCAAGACAAGCAGATTTATTAATAGTTGCAGGTACAGTAACTATGAAGATGGCTCCCGCCCTAGTAAGACTTTATGAGCAGATGCCTGAGCCAAAATATGTGATTGCAATGGGTGCTTGTACAATCACAGGAGGGATGTTTAGCGCAGATTCTACTACTGCTGTCAGAGGAGTTGATAAATTGATCCCTGTTGATTTATACCTTCCAGGATGTCCACCAAGGCCAGAAGCAATCTTTGATGCTGTAATAAAATTAAGAAAAAAAGTTGGTAATGAATCAATTTTAGAGAGAACAAAAACAGAGCAAACCCACAGGTACATTACATCTGATCATGAAATGAATCTTGTTTTCTCTGAAAATACTGGTGAATATCTAAACAAAATCTCAACGAATGTTATCCCTTCCTCCCAAAAAGAAAAAATAACTGAATTACCTGAGATCACCTCAAAACCAGAAATTATCAATATTAAAGAGGATTAA
- a CDS encoding selenide, water dikinase produces MTFNHLVLIGGGHTNVLLIKKWLMSPKLMPEIPVSIISRDSHLVYSAMFPSVISKSISLEESLIDIKSLAKNAKLSFIEEEVQDIDFNLKKISLSQRPSVNYSQLVLNYGSQTRIPTEFETLVKNQNAFPIKPFLRAYDLIQKEDIFDSVQELPFVIVGSGLAAIEVSYALRKRWRSRSLKLLCDSRKINNKILKSLLKFNIDLVENLNFDYGKILLCTGNNSPLWVQKKLLDTDSNGRMFTNKNLQLKSFSGIFATGDCAVVDSAKRPASGVFAVKVVNTLVQNLKKDIEGGSLKKWFPQRIGLQIVKVFPSHHPKAFAIYRNFVFGPSFLFWILKHKIDLNFINKFRSKRLIMKSSGKNISLNDCRGCAAKIPQIVLNKSLINSNLDSFASSPEDSVEIYQNGQDIILQSVDGFPALLSDPWLNAKITTLHACSDLWACGAKLSSAQALISLPKVERGFQSYLFSQSLQGIKSTVEDHGGELLGGHTFEARSLVNKPYSLGIDISLTVQGILKNGAKPWLKSGMNDGDILMMSRPLGVGIYFAGQMQNINMLNSSSEIINNLVKSQQYLIDEIYFFQDQFRESLVNAATDITGYGFIGHLKEMVDSSNLYRERNNLEPVKVLLDLFAFKAYPGVFDLIRKDIKSTFFECNKEIFDKIHKGNSQQRIINFLNENSLDNETFNQRIALLLDPQTCGPLLISCNRKYENTLKDKWYKVGEVVKM; encoded by the coding sequence ATGACTTTTAATCATCTAGTACTAATTGGAGGAGGACACACAAATGTTCTTTTAATTAAGAAATGGTTAATGAGTCCAAAATTAATGCCAGAAATTCCTGTTTCAATTATATCTAGAGATTCTCATTTGGTTTATTCGGCGATGTTTCCATCTGTGATTTCAAAATCTATTTCTTTAGAAGAAAGTTTAATTGATATAAAATCTTTAGCAAAAAATGCAAAATTATCTTTTATAGAAGAAGAAGTACAGGATATTGATTTCAATTTAAAGAAAATTTCTTTAAGTCAGAGACCATCAGTGAACTATTCGCAGTTAGTTCTTAATTATGGAAGTCAAACAAGAATACCAACTGAATTTGAGACCTTAGTGAAAAATCAAAATGCTTTTCCAATTAAACCTTTTTTGAGAGCTTACGACTTGATACAAAAGGAAGATATTTTTGATTCAGTACAAGAACTACCTTTCGTAATTGTTGGGAGCGGTCTAGCTGCAATTGAAGTCTCATATGCTTTGAGAAAAAGATGGAGAAGTAGATCCTTAAAACTATTATGTGATTCAAGGAAAATTAATAATAAAATTCTAAAAAGTTTACTTAAATTTAATATTGATTTAGTTGAAAATCTTAATTTTGATTATGGCAAGATTCTTTTATGTACTGGAAATAATTCTCCTTTATGGGTACAAAAAAAATTATTAGATACGGATTCAAATGGCAGAATGTTCACAAATAAGAATTTACAGTTGAAAAGTTTTTCCGGAATTTTTGCGACGGGAGATTGCGCAGTTGTAGATTCAGCAAAAAGACCAGCATCGGGAGTTTTTGCAGTAAAAGTTGTAAATACATTGGTCCAAAATCTAAAAAAGGATATAGAAGGGGGATCATTAAAAAAGTGGTTTCCTCAAAGGATCGGATTACAAATAGTTAAAGTATTTCCAAGCCATCATCCAAAGGCTTTTGCTATTTATCGTAATTTCGTTTTTGGCCCTTCTTTTCTTTTTTGGATTTTAAAGCATAAAATTGATCTGAACTTTATTAACAAGTTCAGATCAAAAAGACTAATTATGAAAAGTAGTGGAAAAAATATTTCATTGAATGATTGCAGGGGATGTGCAGCTAAAATTCCTCAGATTGTTTTGAATAAATCATTAATAAATTCTAATTTAGATTCTTTTGCTTCATCCCCTGAAGATTCAGTTGAGATCTATCAAAATGGTCAAGATATCATCTTGCAAAGTGTAGATGGATTTCCTGCTTTGCTAAGCGATCCTTGGCTTAATGCAAAAATTACTACTTTGCATGCTTGCTCAGATTTGTGGGCATGCGGAGCAAAACTTTCATCAGCGCAGGCTTTAATATCATTACCAAAAGTTGAAAGGGGATTTCAGAGTTACCTCTTTTCTCAATCCCTTCAAGGGATTAAATCAACAGTTGAGGATCATGGCGGTGAATTACTTGGAGGCCATACTTTCGAGGCAAGAAGTTTAGTAAATAAACCTTATTCATTAGGAATAGATATTTCTTTAACTGTCCAAGGAATCTTAAAAAATGGAGCAAAACCATGGCTTAAATCTGGAATGAATGATGGAGACATTCTTATGATGTCTAGACCTCTCGGAGTTGGGATTTACTTTGCCGGTCAAATGCAAAATATTAATATGCTAAATAGTTCTTCTGAAATAATTAATAATTTAGTGAAGAGTCAGCAATATTTGATTGATGAAATTTATTTTTTTCAAGATCAATTTAGAGAATCATTAGTCAATGCTGCTACTGATATTACTGGATATGGATTTATTGGACATCTTAAAGAGATGGTTGACTCATCTAATTTATATAGGGAAAGAAATAATCTAGAGCCTGTAAAAGTTTTATTAGATTTATTTGCATTTAAAGCTTATCCCGGAGTATTTGATTTAATAAGAAAAGATATTAAAAGTACTTTCTTTGAATGTAATAAAGAAATTTTTGACAAAATTCATAAAGGAAATTCCCAACAAAGAATAATTAATTTTTTAAACGAAAATTCATTAGATAATGAGACTTTTAACCAGAGAATAGCATTACTTTTAGATCCTCAAACATGTGGACCCTTGTTGATTAGTTGCAATCGTAAATACGAAAATACTCTAAAAGATAAATGGTACAAGGTTGGAGAAGTGGTAAAAATGTAA
- a CDS encoding rubredoxin — MSENIQPASEENKIVENFQKENLSENSSGVNVEQPYINLEQNRFECRSCGYIYDPSEGNKKLNIPKNTPFSELDGNTFVCPVCRAGKNFYKDIGPKSKPSGFEENLTYGFGFNSLPPGQKNILIFGGLAFAAACFLSLYSLH, encoded by the coding sequence GTGAGTGAAAACATTCAACCAGCCTCTGAGGAAAACAAAATAGTTGAAAACTTTCAGAAAGAAAATCTTTCAGAAAACTCTTCAGGAGTAAATGTTGAACAACCTTACATTAATCTAGAACAAAATAGATTCGAATGTAGAAGTTGTGGATACATTTATGATCCATCTGAAGGAAATAAAAAATTAAATATACCTAAAAATACGCCTTTCTCAGAATTAGATGGTAATACATTCGTTTGTCCCGTTTGCAGAGCGGGTAAGAACTTTTATAAAGATATAGGTCCAAAATCTAAACCTAGTGGTTTTGAAGAAAATTTAACTTACGGATTTGGTTTCAATAGCCTACCTCCTGGCCAAAAAAATATATTAATTTTTGGAGGTTTAGCATTTGCAGCTGCATGTTTCCTTTCTTTATACTCTTTGCATTAA